The following are encoded together in the Zingiber officinale cultivar Zhangliang chromosome 8A, Zo_v1.1, whole genome shotgun sequence genome:
- the LOC122011594 gene encoding myosin-binding protein 2-like isoform X2, translated as MAEAEVVDLREALRTQSAALWKLFAELEEERQAAASGAEEALSMIVRLQEEKAAAKMEACQYRRIAEEKLRHADESLLILREVILQKEMEIAALRFLVQDYRHMVGGAGWINNIDRMRTEHQQWFMGGGARTLLRKGSLARNISLPATQLEELSSELHIRDQFCGLLIDEQSSIRESDATRSMNAELNRPETVDANRRRPAIDPVKLVHFGNWDHVQENQNCSHLHEARLQEFRLANNLHEDQREKKSFGNSGDGSSTSQTDVEQLKKQMQKLEKDMTEMRHGNVDKGRELMHVLGRLTEQLDDIKTQVTKADANSECHREDDYCALTCLQEAMLSFWI; from the exons ATGGCAGAAGCAGAGGTTGTTGATCTGAGAGAGGCTCTGCGGACTCAATCAGCAGCTCTGTGGAAACTCTTTGCGGAGCTAGAGGAGGAGCGACAGGCCGCAGCGTCCGGCGCAGAGGAAGCGCTGTCGATGATCGTGCGCCTTCAGGAAGAGAAGGCAGCGGCGAAGATGGAGGCCTGCCAGTACAGGAGGATCGCAGAGGAGAAGCTGCGGCACGCCGACGAGTCTCTGTTGATACTGAGAGAGGTCATACTGCAGAAAGAGATGGAGATTGCGGCCCTCAGATTCCTCGTGCAGGACTACAGACACATGGTGGGCGGTGCAGGTTGGATTAATAATATCGATAGAATGAGGACGGAGCATCAGCAGTGGTTCATGGGCGGCGGCGCACGTACCCTTTTGAGGAAGGGGAGCTTGGCCAGGAACATCTCTTTGCCTGCGACTCAACTCGAGGAGCTCTCGTCTGAACTTCACATCAGAGATCAGTTTTGTGGCTTGCTGATCGACGAGCAGTCTTCGATTCGAGAGTCCGATGCGACCAGATCGATGAACGCCGAGCTTAATAGACCAGAAACAGTCGATGCGAACAGGAGGAGACCTGCGATCGATCCTGTGAAACTGGTCCATTTCGGGAACTGGGATCATGTTCAGGAGAATCAAAATTGTAGCCATCTCCACGAGGCTCGTTTACAGGAGTTTCGTTTAGCTAACAATCTCCACGAGGATCAGCGTGAAAAGAAATCGTTTGGGAACTCTGGGGATGGATCTTCTACGTCTCAAACTGATGTCGAGCAGCTCAAAAAGCAGATGCAGAAACTCGAAAAGGACATGACGGAAATGAGGCATGGGAATGTTGATAAAGGAAGAGAACTGATGCATGTGCTAGGGAGACTCACTGAGCAGCTTGATGATATAAAAACCCAGGTTACCAAAGCAGACGCAAATTCTGAGTGTCATCGAGAAGATGATTATTGCGCACTGACCTGCCTTCAAGAG GCAATGCTGTCTTTCTGGATTTAA
- the LOC122011594 gene encoding myosin-binding protein 2-like isoform X1 — protein MNFRFPVMAEAEVVDLREALRTQSAALWKLFAELEEERQAAASGAEEALSMIVRLQEEKAAAKMEACQYRRIAEEKLRHADESLLILREVILQKEMEIAALRFLVQDYRHMVGGAGWINNIDRMRTEHQQWFMGGGARTLLRKGSLARNISLPATQLEELSSELHIRDQFCGLLIDEQSSIRESDATRSMNAELNRPETVDANRRRPAIDPVKLVHFGNWDHVQENQNCSHLHEARLQEFRLANNLHEDQREKKSFGNSGDGSSTSQTDVEQLKKQMQKLEKDMTEMRHGNVDKGRELMHVLGRLTEQLDDIKTQVTKADANSECHREDDYCALTCLQEAMLSFWI, from the exons ATGAATTTTAGATTTCCGGTGATGGCAGAAGCAGAGGTTGTTGATCTGAGAGAGGCTCTGCGGACTCAATCAGCAGCTCTGTGGAAACTCTTTGCGGAGCTAGAGGAGGAGCGACAGGCCGCAGCGTCCGGCGCAGAGGAAGCGCTGTCGATGATCGTGCGCCTTCAGGAAGAGAAGGCAGCGGCGAAGATGGAGGCCTGCCAGTACAGGAGGATCGCAGAGGAGAAGCTGCGGCACGCCGACGAGTCTCTGTTGATACTGAGAGAGGTCATACTGCAGAAAGAGATGGAGATTGCGGCCCTCAGATTCCTCGTGCAGGACTACAGACACATGGTGGGCGGTGCAGGTTGGATTAATAATATCGATAGAATGAGGACGGAGCATCAGCAGTGGTTCATGGGCGGCGGCGCACGTACCCTTTTGAGGAAGGGGAGCTTGGCCAGGAACATCTCTTTGCCTGCGACTCAACTCGAGGAGCTCTCGTCTGAACTTCACATCAGAGATCAGTTTTGTGGCTTGCTGATCGACGAGCAGTCTTCGATTCGAGAGTCCGATGCGACCAGATCGATGAACGCCGAGCTTAATAGACCAGAAACAGTCGATGCGAACAGGAGGAGACCTGCGATCGATCCTGTGAAACTGGTCCATTTCGGGAACTGGGATCATGTTCAGGAGAATCAAAATTGTAGCCATCTCCACGAGGCTCGTTTACAGGAGTTTCGTTTAGCTAACAATCTCCACGAGGATCAGCGTGAAAAGAAATCGTTTGGGAACTCTGGGGATGGATCTTCTACGTCTCAAACTGATGTCGAGCAGCTCAAAAAGCAGATGCAGAAACTCGAAAAGGACATGACGGAAATGAGGCATGGGAATGTTGATAAAGGAAGAGAACTGATGCATGTGCTAGGGAGACTCACTGAGCAGCTTGATGATATAAAAACCCAGGTTACCAAAGCAGACGCAAATTCTGAGTGTCATCGAGAAGATGATTATTGCGCACTGACCTGCCTTCAAGAG GCAATGCTGTCTTTCTGGATTTAA